CTATGAGTTCCCGCTTTTGTTACAGAAGGTGGGAGGGCATGTTGGCTTTCCTTTACATCGTCATTGGGAGGAGGGCGAATACTCGCAGTGACCGTGTCGAAGCAGGAGATTTATCGCTTTGGTCAAAATGACAGGTTGGACGAGCATAAGATCAATCGCCATCTTTGGGTTTTCGACCGGACGGAAATGATAGACCTCCGTAAGTTTTAAAAAAAACAGCAATGAAGGTTCTAACACGCATAAGAGCGCTCTTAAGTGTGTCCAGAACACATGACCTTCCTTAAAATCCCTTGCGCCTTGGAGGAAAAATCATATCTTACAACGAAAATATTTATTTGAGGTAGTATTGTGAAATGTCCGTTTTGTAACAGTGATTTCGATAAAGTGGTAGATTCGCGTTCGGTGCGCGAAGGCACCGCTGTGCGAAGGCGTCGAGAATGCTCCTCTTGCGGTAACCGTTTTACAACCTACGAATATGTCGAGGAATTCCAGATAACAGTTCTCAAGCGTGATGGTAGGAGCGAGTCGTTTGACCGCGAGAAAATTGTTACAGGCGTTAGGTTTGCGTGTAGGAAAAGACCTGTAAACGCAGAACAAATAGAATCGATGGCGAATTCGATAGAAGCTGAATTACTTGAACACAACGGCCTCGAGGTTAAATCCTCACTTATCGGTGATATGGTTATGAAAAGGCTAATAGATATGGATAGGGTAGCTTATATCCGTTTCGCCAGCATCTACAGAAACTTCGACGATGTAA
The sequence above is drawn from the bacterium genome and encodes:
- the nrdR gene encoding transcriptional repressor NrdR, with the protein product MKCPFCNSDFDKVVDSRSVREGTAVRRRRECSSCGNRFTTYEYVEEFQITVLKRDGRSESFDREKIVTGVRFACRKRPVNAEQIESMANSIEAELLEHNGLEVKSSLIGDMVMKRLIDMDRVAYIRFASIYRNFDDVIDFEAELSKLKVEIPQSGEEDVSL